GTGAAATGGTGCCAAgtgatggcatattggttagtgaAGTTTTAGGATCTTTTGATGATTGTTTATATTGTGTTGTAAATGGTTTTTGTGCAGGTCTTGATTGTGCCTAAGGCACCACTTTATATAACAATTGGATTGTGCATGAATAAGTATTAAAATGTGATGATTTTGACCCTTTTAACATTAAGTATCAATACCTTGAATAAGAGTATCAGTACTTAATCAAatgaaaagtattttaaaatgacAGAATGCTAAATTGGTATCGATGCCAGTACAAAGTATCGATCCTTGAAgataggtatcgatatttaaataatgatgtcaaaacaaaataatttgttttagattttgaaaattggCAGAATGCCAAAATAGTATCAATactgaatttggtattgatactttttaaCAAGAGTATCAGTACCTTAttccaagtatcgatacttgtgaATTCCATCTTGATTTTTGAAACATCGGAGTTAGTAATGGTGTCGGTACCTAAccttggtatcgatacctatacctagattttgaaaagttttcgATATGGTCATTCTTCATGCTCGGGTCAACTTTaaagctttcgtaagcttgatTGAGTATAAGTTTTGTTTGAAGatcatattatatacatatttatgatGTGAATTGGTGTTCAAGTGAATTATTTGTTGTAAATTGTGTATGTTTTGCTCCGATAATAGTAGTAACATTCTGTAGCTCGGGTCCAATGACCGGaccgggtgaggggtgttacattaattttgtaaaatttaatataatataaaattttgagacgTCGAAGAGTGATCGAAAAACATTTTGAGATTAAAAATGAAAGTCGAATTCCACAAGCAACtttaaaaaatggataaatgtcttgtcttttaaatatatatttttaaatattttattataccatAGGACACTTGTCAACCCCTGACCTTGCTTGTAGAGTCTAAAAACTCCATTGATAGGTACCGaataatttacatgtatatatatatatatatattcaaggGCCTTCCTTTGTTTAACACGTGGCTATACTAATGTTGGAGCTCTCTTATTTCTGATTATAaagaaatggttaaatttcagcTTTGGTCTCTCCATTATAtctagattttatatttaatatttacattttataatattattaattagtccaaataattaatatcgTTAACTTTTCGATTAAAATGCTAcgtgattatatataatttaaatgccCTAAAGGTCATAGAGATTGAAGCGTGTTTCTTTTGAGtttgtccttttttttctttacattatAAGACAAAgatcaaattttagttttgtccTTATACATTGGTATCTTCAATGTTATTTTGTTACCAGAGTAGcaagtgagttttttttttaatttcaaagtgTCACGAATTTAATAgaactaatttttaatgttacatAGTTGCATGTgattacaattatattaataatgatgattaaaaataattattaaaatttcactttcttttgaaaacaaatttataaatcgTTTTCCACACATGCAAAACAAgtaatagatttaaaaaaaaacagttttaaGAGTGTGCTTATTTCACATGATATAAACAACAtacaacataattataaaaaattatcatattatattatctcatcataaattaaagtaatattcaatttttcttaGATATTACTTGATTAAATATAACCACTTGGATGCTATTTATAAAgctaaacataaattttaattggtacgaactctaatattaattaagtgataattaagatgtttaaaatttatttaagtaataactctattttatatcaataaaattaatgaaacatgttttaaaataaatttagcacaattttttaagtcaaaagtttttaaataacaatttaaataataattctaattatcataaaattttcctatattttatgcttaaagTTTTGTTCAAGTACAATTTTTTTGTTCTCATAattgtatattaaattataatttttttaaatatgtgattttcacaacttttatttcactttaactttttaactaataattttaaattaaacattataattatttttaaatgtgaataTAGTGATGTGATGggaaataaatgaatattctcgtagtttaaaagtttttttcaaACTCTgtggctatatatatatatatatatatatatatatttttctattatagataattttaacGTGGTAACAAATAgaatagaattttatttaattcaaagagtagagagactaaattcctaCAGATAAAAGTAGtgaattaaattctaaatatataaagtatatatgaatttaagtACATTTAGCCTTCACttttttactctataatttaacACAAACAAATAATTACATCTACACTAACATgttgcttttgtttttctttctacatttaaaaatggttaaacTTTAGTTTTGATCTCTTTATTATGCCTAAACTTGATATTTAATCtacatactttaattttttatgcaatttggtctttctatttttatagtGTCATTAGATAGTTTAAATACTTAATATGGTTAACTATTTCCGTCAAAATGCTAATATCATTTTTCTTAGAAACACTAttcgaaaaaattattttataataatgagtTCGAATgaatacttttaagaaaaaatccacataattatttttaaaattaattttattattatatgactatcaagtgattttttaaaaatttaaaatgtcatgccgatgaatttaatagaaaaaattaataataataataattggaccaaaattttaaattcaaaaagtggaaaaactaaaattctaaaaataaaaatagaaattaagttTCAAATGTATGTATGGAGTATATAGGGACTTagagtatattttaatctttaaatatttatcttataatttaatacaaataaataataactataTATAAACCAAAGATCCAAAACCTTCATTTGTTTGACACGTTGCTATACTGACGTTGGAGCTCTCTCTTTTCTCAtcataaaaattgttaaatttcagttttgatCCCTCCATTATGtctagattttatatttaatatctatactaatttctaatatattttgGTCAGTATATTTTTATAGTGTTATTAATTAATCCAGATTGTTAGTATCATTaacttttgaattaaaatgctacatgattatatataatttgaattccTAAGATCATAGAGATTGACATATagcttgagtttcttttaggtttaccttgcttttttttttttttctttttacattataagacaatgattaaattttagttttgatcctATATATCAACAtcttcaattatatttttattattacatgACTATcaagtgaatttttttaattttaaaatgtcacttatgaatttaatagaataattttaacatgGTAACAATTGAAACTGAATTTTAAGTCCCAAAAAGTAAAGAGGCTAAAGTTAAGAAAATAGAAGTGGAGAGATTAAATTGCAAATGTACAAAGTGTATAATgacttagaatatttttaagttaaaatatgcatatcaaaattagaatttagtcttGTACTTGTATTTTAGAAATGTAGTTCCTCtactttttcagattttaaaatttaagttcaactattaatattgttaaaatttcaaaatgtcacgaCAATtgatttaacaataaaaaaggTAACCGTGTTAACAGTttgacctaaattttgaaatttgaaaatagaaggactaaatttgtAAGAATACAAGTACGGAGACTAAACTCTTAATTTTCAGAGAATATAGAGATTAAAGgcacattttaatttatattttaactttcaaacTTTTACTACATAAATTgactcaaataaataattaatcgaATGTGAAACGTGTTGTACTAATAATAAATAGAGTCTGggataaaaacaaatttaataaatggaTATAAACAGAAAAAGGTGCGTCCTATTGCTATCGTAAAACCAGATTGAGAGgtgaataatataaaacatgagCCAAATTTCCAGGGGGTGACAAACAAAATAGCCTAAAAAGGAGTGTTGGGGTTCATTTTCATGGTGTCATCAGAtggcaaaaggaaaaaaagtgcGTCAAATAGTAGAGTAAATGAGAGCAATGATAGGAGCATGGGATGGGATGAAGGGCTCTTTCAATGGTGGGTTGTCCTTATTTCATTGGCAAACCCAAAGCCAACAGCTAGCAAAGATGTTGATGTCTCTATCCTTCACTCCCATTTTCAGAAAATGTGACCGCACAAATGCTGGTCCAAATTCTGAACAAGCCAAAATATTTAGGgctttttcattattattattgggaATTAGGGGTAGCTTTATTTAATGCTTTGCTAGCTTTCCCCATTTGTTCAAAATTGGAATTCTCGAAGGGATCACCCCCACTCCTATTTGTTTAAATGTCAAcgcaagtttaaaaataaatgaaaaaccaGCACTCATTTTGGAACTGTCCTTTTTAGTTATGGAGCTGTCTGTCTCTTATCTTGAATTTTAAGTCAATCGGCGGTTTATTCaatgaattttaacatttccTGCTTCATAACTATCCGTTTCTTTAAATAATGATTACTTCAATTATGTTTTGAAAAGCCAAAAGTTCACAACATTCAACGAAATCTAATACATCACTTAGTTTAATCTAAGTAACAACATAAGTTTCAAccaattgagttttaattcgaTTGATATagatattattatcaatataaagGGACGTGATTTaagtgaaaaaatataaatatatctattttattgattaaattttaacttaattcacATAGTCGTTAATATATAAGTTTGAATATCTGAAATACCTGTTTCTTCCAATTTAAAGAGCATGTGGATGATAAGAAGAGAATTACAATATTTTACTTCTGAGTAAAATCAGACTTGAAAAGCACTTAATTAGCAATCATTTATAAAGAATTTAAGGTTTCAATCATCAACTGAGAAATTACTtcacaagaaaaagaaagcagaGGAGATGAGGAAACAaagcaacaaaacaaaaacaaaatcgaaaagaaaacaAGATGTCTCCGGATAAAAGTGCGGCATCGAGGCATTGGCACGATACAAGTCCAACAACacacaagaaaaaagaagaattgaagtgatttttgctgctttttttttctttttttcttttttgaatgttgtatccaatacaaaacaaacaaaaaaacattgaaaataacACCCATCTGCTTCAAAGAGGAACCACCCCAAAACAACCGACCCTCCTCTGTTCCTCTACCACCGAACACCCACCACCGCCCCCTTTCCTCTTTATCATCCACCTTCAACATCTTATCCTACGCATACCCTTTTCTTCAATCATCATATATCATTCTTTTGATTCCTTGTTTTACCACTTGGTGggaggttttttcttttttgggtttaAACCTCAGATCACATCATCCTATTGTGAAATTTGGAATTGTACGGTGGTTTGggattttgggtttttgtttgtttgttttgatgATGAGAGATGTCTGATGCTCCAGGGATTCATGAATCTTCTCTCCCTCTGCTGGAAGCCATTCGGGCATGAGAAGGGAAATCACGGGGCGAACGGCGTTCTTGGCGGCGGAGGAAGTAGTGGCGGCTCAAAAGAAGGTAAAGATGGGTTGCTTTGGTATCGAGATATAGGGAAATATGGTTCCGGGGATTTTTCCATGGCCGTGATCCAAGCCAACCAGGTCCTTGAGGATCAGAGCCAGATCGAGTCCGGCCAATACGGTACTTTTGTTGGGATCTACGATGGACACGGCGGACCCGAGACGGCTCGTTACGTTTGCGATCACTTGTTCAAGCACTTTCGAGGTTCGTCACTTTGGGTGTTGTCAATAATTTCTTATGCTTGCTTTCAACTCTGTTGACCCTAAAATGTAAACTTCGATTAGTTACTATTCAGGGTTTTCTTTTAGATGTGTTCATATTTGGATTActaaatgaatataattttcaGTCAGTTGTTGCTTTTTTCTTGGCTTCAGAAAAGTTCAGCTTTTGATTGGGTACTTTTATCGAGTATTTGAGTACAGTTAACAGTTGAAAGCAGGCAACAAAATGCTCGTAATTGGAAACTATTTTGCTACTTTGGCTGGTTTTTAGTTAACTATCTAGTTcttttcttattcattttgtGGCTAAAATTAGAGTGAATTCGGGTTCAAAAGCAGCCGGATGTGGTATTGTTTGGATGTATTTAAATGGTGCATTATGTTCTGCAAGTTGCCTTTAATACCCAAGAATTCCCTCTATTGCATTAGTTTTTGGTTAACTTCTAGAGAAGGAGCTGTTCTTATGTTGGCGTTCTTAGACTTTGTGTTTATGCAGCAATAGCAGCCGAATCACAGGGGGTTGTGACTGCCGAGACCATTCAAAGAGCTTTTCGTCAAACGGAAGAAGGGTTCACTACCCTTGTGTCGGAGTCATGGAGTACTCGGCCCAATATGGCAACAGTTGGGACATGCTGCCTGGTTGGAGTAATACATCAGCAAACGCTTTTCATTGCGAATCTTGGTGATTCGCGCGTTGTACTGGGCAAGAAGGTTGGCAACACTGGAGGAATTGCTGCTTTGCAGTTGTCAACTGAACACAATGCAAATATCGCGGCTATCAGACAGGAACTTAAGGAATTACACCCAAATGATCCGCAAATCGTTGTCCTCAAGCATGGAGTTTGGCGAGTAAAGGGCATTATTCAGGTGATATAAACATCCACATTGTATGATTCAGCATATTCAGGCACGCATAAAATTGTCTAACCATTTCCACTGCTGAAATCTTCATAATATAATACTTAGCTTATAGGCTTATCCTCAAAAAACCAACAAAAAGATGCTGATCTAGGTCTCATGGACTAAAGTGTATTATGTCCGTTTTGAATTTAGGAGAACGATTATTATGTAAGTACTATTGCCTCAGATGCTTACACACAGATTACTTAGTAGGATTCTCAGTGTAAGACAGACATGTTGGATTCTGATTGCTTTCCTTTTTCATGCAAGACTTTCAGAGTTCATTAGATGCATTGGCATTATACCCTGCTTTCTCAATTGCATAATCCTATTCCATCATAAATCATCATGTCATGTCCTCAATTTCATGATTGTATTCAATGCAGGTTTCTAGATCTATAGGCGATGTTTATATGAAACACGCAAGGTACAACAGGGAACCAATTAACGGAAAATTCAGACTTCCTGAACCAATGAACATGCCTATATTGAGTGCTAATCCGACTATTATTTCTCATGATCTCCAACCAAATGATTCTTTCCTTATATTTGCATCCGATGGTCTGTGGGAACACTTGAGTAATGAAAAAGCTGTGGATATTGTACACAGTCATCCGCGTGCAGTAAGATTGTCCTTActtctatgttttttttaaaggcaTAGTTTTGTTGCATTAGAGCTTTTCTGTTTTCACACCTTATTGATGTCATCGCATTCCATGGTTAGTGTTGATACCAATTTTCGTTTTCTGATAATATTGTGACAAACCTCATTTCTGATTCTTTTGTTATTGATACTAAACTACTTTTTTCTCGGTCCTCAATATTTTCATGTGAGCATATTAATACCAAATTCCGTTTATTTCCAATTATGAGTTCCACTTTTTCCGAATTCTACAGCCTTTATTCAGTCGGTTAAACTACTTTCACAAATGTGACTGCTTGTAGTTGAGTTTATTaggatatgatatgtaatcttaagGTGTTTCTCATGAGCCTCTACAAATGCAGGGGAGTGCCAAAAGGCTGGTCAAAGCTGCCCTACAAGAAGCAGCAAGAAAACGAGAAATGAGATATTCTGATCTCCGGAAGATCGACAAGAAAGTCCGACGCCATTTTCACGACGATATAACTGTTATTGTGTTATTCTTTAATCATGATCTTATATCCAGAGGTGTTGTCCAAGATCCTCCGGTATCCATTAGAAGTGCACTAGAACACGGATAAATTATTCATAAACCGGATAGATTTCTACTTCCCTGAACCCGGTTTTCGCCTAACACTCAGA
This genomic window from Gossypium raimondii isolate GPD5lz chromosome 10, ASM2569854v1, whole genome shotgun sequence contains:
- the LOC105777542 gene encoding probable protein phosphatase 2C 42, encoding MLYPIQNKQKNIENNTHLLQRGTTPKQPTLLCSSTTEHPPPPPFLFIIHLQHLILRIPFSSIIIYHSFDSLFYHLVGGFFFFGFKPQITSSYCEIWNCTVVWDFGFLFVCFDDERCLMLQGFMNLLSLCWKPFGHEKGNHGANGVLGGGGSSGGSKEGKDGLLWYRDIGKYGSGDFSMAVIQANQVLEDQSQIESGQYGTFVGIYDGHGGPETARYVCDHLFKHFRAIAAESQGVVTAETIQRAFRQTEEGFTTLVSESWSTRPNMATVGTCCLVGVIHQQTLFIANLGDSRVVLGKKVGNTGGIAALQLSTEHNANIAAIRQELKELHPNDPQIVVLKHGVWRVKGIIQVSRSIGDVYMKHARYNREPINGKFRLPEPMNMPILSANPTIISHDLQPNDSFLIFASDGLWEHLSNEKAVDIVHSHPRAGSAKRLVKAALQEAARKREMRYSDLRKIDKKVRRHFHDDITVIVLFFNHDLISRGVVQDPPVSIRSALEHG